A window of Pirellula sp. SH-Sr6A contains these coding sequences:
- a CDS encoding recombinase family protein codes for MNNWWEVPDDLSDKDTGHIKAVAYYRHSAQDRQENSIPIQQDQVRDWAKNHGVEIIEEFADHGRSGLTSEGRPAFTDMMENWVKKRNDFQYILCLDVSRWGRFQDIDLSAQFSAECKKAGKQVIYTTIGKPREDDPLYPVYVQFERFRAAQYSKELSDKVWRGCVKISEQGYWAGGPPPYGLDRLLLDESKHPLHPLAPGQRKSIQNQRVTLTPSASDEARIVARIFDDFVNQGHSERQIAKALNREGILSPGGMGWSKSSVKSILQNEKYVGTIVYNRTTQKLKTPRRENPEEKWVRTPGAFDGIIESELFLKAQEIFQRRRDKYESENMLAGLQKVFENNDFLRPSLMRAAELPSAACYGQKFGSLDFAFQQLFTPLRNEARRDVEAKLQTVLGEVLSYADFLVLDRKLTLSLQPVVPTPHGYAAYWPLRRDSRAVIDLTLGVLLAEPAQLRILGYIALPKWIQTDRSFRVFCSSQNIELLGHRNLDFLTNLVQ; via the coding sequence ATGAACAATTGGTGGGAAGTACCTGATGATCTTTCGGATAAGGACACGGGGCATATCAAAGCGGTCGCTTATTATCGACACTCGGCACAAGACCGACAAGAGAATTCCATTCCGATCCAACAAGACCAGGTCCGCGATTGGGCAAAGAACCATGGTGTTGAGATCATCGAAGAGTTTGCTGACCACGGTCGCTCGGGCCTGACCTCTGAAGGCCGACCTGCGTTCACAGACATGATGGAGAACTGGGTAAAGAAAAGAAATGACTTCCAGTACATACTCTGCCTCGATGTGAGTCGCTGGGGGAGATTCCAAGACATCGATCTATCCGCCCAGTTTAGCGCTGAATGCAAGAAGGCAGGCAAGCAGGTCATCTATACGACGATCGGTAAACCGAGAGAGGACGATCCGCTCTATCCCGTCTACGTCCAATTCGAGCGATTCCGCGCTGCCCAGTACAGCAAAGAGCTGAGCGACAAAGTCTGGCGAGGGTGCGTCAAGATTTCGGAACAAGGGTATTGGGCGGGCGGACCACCTCCATATGGACTCGACAGACTTCTCCTCGACGAATCCAAACATCCGTTACACCCTCTCGCTCCCGGCCAACGCAAAAGCATCCAAAATCAGCGGGTTACTCTTACACCTTCGGCGTCAGACGAGGCACGTATCGTCGCCCGTATCTTTGACGACTTTGTCAACCAAGGCCACTCCGAACGTCAGATTGCTAAAGCGCTAAATCGGGAAGGAATCCTCTCGCCAGGAGGAATGGGATGGAGCAAATCATCTGTTAAAAGCATCCTGCAAAACGAGAAATACGTTGGGACGATCGTCTACAACCGAACAACGCAAAAGCTGAAAACTCCCAGGCGAGAAAACCCAGAAGAGAAATGGGTCAGGACCCCTGGCGCGTTCGATGGAATCATCGAGTCCGAACTCTTCTTGAAAGCGCAAGAAATCTTCCAGCGCCGTCGAGACAAATACGAGTCCGAGAACATGCTCGCGGGGCTGCAAAAGGTCTTCGAAAACAATGATTTCCTACGCCCGAGTTTGATGCGAGCAGCCGAACTCCCATCCGCAGCCTGTTATGGCCAGAAGTTTGGATCTTTGGATTTTGCCTTCCAACAGCTGTTTACCCCTCTCAGAAACGAAGCTCGACGCGATGTAGAGGCAAAGCTTCAAACAGTACTTGGTGAAGTTCTTTCCTACGCTGACTTCCTGGTTCTTGATCGAAAGCTCACTCTTTCGCTTCAGCCGGTTGTTCCCACTCCGCACGGATACGCGGCTTATTGGCCGCTACGACGCGATTCACGTGCCGTAATCGACCTGACGCTTGGTGTCCTACTTGCCGAGCCGGCGCAGCTACGAATCCTCGGATACATCGCACTGCCCAAGTGGATTCAGACCGATCGATCCTTCCGGGTGTTTTGCTCTTCACAGAACATCGAGCTTCTGGGGCATCGCAACCTAGACTTTTTAACCAACCTAGTCCAATGA